A genomic window from Nocardia sp. BMG51109 includes:
- a CDS encoding aminoglycoside phosphotransferase family protein, whose translation MDRVERACRPYRRLRREPVDIPDGFPALPEAAALVADWTVRFTDPEPELAQVVPAALLERAAAWRRAPAVPAGPLPIVNRDTPLGNIPAAEREPWLLIDHQPYLGEATFDAGFPVMIQTQCAATPEQARRVVRHTARPLAVGPERARGRAFLRSIEEIGWAIEDDEPGLIRLHLAVAHTLGE comes from the coding sequence GTGGACAGGGTCGAACGCGCCTGCCGGCCGTACCGGCGGTTGCGGCGCGAACCGGTCGACATACCGGACGGTTTCCCAGCTCTCCCCGAGGCCGCCGCGCTCGTAGCCGACTGGACGGTCCGGTTCACCGACCCGGAACCCGAACTGGCACAGGTCGTCCCGGCCGCCCTGCTCGAGCGGGCCGCCGCCTGGCGCCGTGCGCCGGCGGTCCCGGCCGGACCGCTGCCGATCGTCAACCGCGACACCCCGCTGGGCAACATCCCGGCCGCCGAGCGCGAACCCTGGCTGCTCATCGATCACCAGCCCTACCTGGGCGAAGCGACCTTCGATGCCGGTTTCCCGGTCATGATCCAAACGCAGTGCGCGGCAACGCCGGAGCAGGCCCGGCGGGTGGTGCGGCACACCGCGCGGCCCCTCGCGGTCGGCCCCGAACGGGCCCGGGGCCGGGCATTCCTGCGCAGCATCGAGGAGATCGGCTGGGCGATCGAGGACGACGAGCCCGGCCTGATCCGGCTGCATCTCGCTGTCGCGCACACCCTCGGCGAATAG
- a CDS encoding DUF1707 domain-containing protein → MGNENLRASDVDREKYVAQLRKAMDEGRLDVHEFDERVSRVYTARTYGELTPLLSDLPAQRISPSTEPRGRIPQWVLIMWTPWVFVNLLCVLIWLATGMGYFWPFWVEAPWGLALCIPTVIGLLVRRSEQG, encoded by the coding sequence GTGGGGAACGAGAACCTGCGGGCGTCGGACGTCGATCGTGAGAAGTACGTCGCTCAGCTGCGGAAGGCCATGGACGAGGGCCGGTTGGATGTGCACGAGTTCGACGAGCGGGTGAGTCGGGTCTACACCGCCCGGACCTACGGCGAGCTGACGCCGCTGCTGTCCGACCTTCCCGCCCAACGGATTTCGCCGTCCACCGAGCCGCGCGGCCGGATCCCGCAGTGGGTGCTGATCATGTGGACCCCGTGGGTGTTCGTCAACCTGCTGTGCGTGCTGATCTGGCTGGCCACCGGCATGGGCTACTTCTGGCCGTTCTGGGTCGAGGCCCCCTGGGGCCTGGCCCTGTGCATCCCCACCGTCATCGGCCTCTTGGTGCGCCGGTCCGAGCAAGGATGA
- a CDS encoding electron transfer flavoprotein subunit alpha/FixB family protein, with protein sequence MAEVLVLVEHAEGAPKKVTTELLTAARSLGSPAAVVLGAAGAGDKLADALAAAGAEKIYVAESDDADGFLVTPKVDVLAGLAESASPAAVLVAASAEGKEVSGRLAARIGSGLLVDVIDVKSDGSVTGSIFGGAFTVDYKATGDVPVISVRPGAIEAAPQAAAGEKVTVEVPAQEEGVTKVTSREPIVGGDRPELTEATIVVSGGRGVGSEDNFHKVVEPLADALGAAVGASRAAVDSGYYPGQFQVGQTGKTVSPQLYVALGISGAIQHRAGMQTSKTIVAVNKDEEAPIFEISDYGIVGDLFNVAPQLAEAVKKHKG encoded by the coding sequence ATGGCAGAAGTACTCGTGCTCGTCGAGCACGCCGAGGGTGCGCCCAAGAAGGTCACCACCGAACTTCTCACCGCCGCCCGCTCGCTGGGCAGCCCGGCCGCCGTCGTGCTCGGCGCCGCCGGCGCCGGTGACAAGCTGGCCGACGCCCTGGCCGCGGCCGGCGCCGAGAAGATCTACGTCGCCGAGTCCGACGACGCCGACGGCTTCCTGGTGACGCCGAAGGTCGACGTGCTGGCCGGTCTGGCCGAGTCGGCCTCCCCCGCCGCCGTGCTGGTGGCGGCCTCCGCCGAGGGCAAGGAGGTGTCCGGTCGCCTGGCCGCGCGCATCGGCTCCGGCCTGCTGGTCGACGTCATCGACGTCAAGTCCGACGGCTCGGTGACCGGTTCCATCTTCGGTGGCGCGTTCACCGTCGACTACAAGGCCACCGGCGACGTGCCGGTGATCTCGGTGCGCCCGGGCGCCATCGAGGCGGCCCCGCAGGCCGCCGCCGGCGAGAAGGTGACCGTCGAGGTCCCGGCGCAGGAAGAGGGCGTCACCAAGGTGACCTCCCGCGAGCCCATCGTCGGCGGCGACCGGCCGGAGCTCACCGAGGCCACCATCGTCGTGTCCGGCGGCCGCGGCGTGGGCAGCGAGGACAACTTCCACAAGGTCGTCGAGCCGCTGGCCGACGCGCTGGGTGCCGCGGTCGGCGCCTCGCGTGCCGCCGTCGACTCGGGCTACTACCCGGGCCAGTTCCAGGTCGGCCAGACCGGCAAGACGGTGTCCCCGCAGCTGTACGTGGCGCTGGGCATCTCCGGCGCCATCCAGCACCGGGCCGGCATGCAGACCTCGAAGACCATCGTCGCCGTCAACAAGGACGAAGAGGCGCCGATCTTCGAGATCAGCGACTACGGCATCGTGGGCGACCTGTTCAACGTCGCCCCGCAGCTGGCCGAGGCGGTCAAGAAGCACAAGGGCTGA
- a CDS encoding electron transfer flavoprotein subunit beta/FixA family protein: MPNIVVLIKQVPDTWSERKLTDGDYTLDREAADAILDEINERAVEEALLIKEAQGGEVTVLAMGPERATEAIRKALSMGADKAIHVKDDAIHGSDAVQTAWVLAGALGQIEGVELVIAGNEATDGRSGAVPAIIAEYLGIPQLTHLRKLAVDGEKITGERETDEGVFKLEAALPAIVSVTEKINEPRFPSFKGIMAAKKKEVQTFTLADLGIDPSTVGVGNAGSAVTGVTPKPPRTAGEKIVDEGEGGNQISQYLVGQKII; this comes from the coding sequence ATGCCGAACATCGTCGTACTGATCAAGCAGGTTCCCGATACCTGGTCCGAGCGCAAGTTGACCGATGGTGACTACACCCTCGACCGTGAGGCCGCCGACGCCATCCTGGACGAGATCAACGAGCGCGCCGTCGAAGAGGCCCTGCTGATCAAGGAAGCGCAGGGCGGCGAGGTCACCGTCCTGGCGATGGGGCCGGAGCGCGCGACCGAGGCCATCCGCAAGGCGCTGTCCATGGGCGCCGACAAAGCCATCCACGTCAAGGACGACGCGATCCACGGCTCCGACGCCGTGCAGACCGCATGGGTCCTGGCCGGTGCGCTGGGCCAGATCGAGGGTGTCGAACTGGTCATCGCCGGCAACGAGGCGACCGACGGCCGCTCCGGTGCGGTGCCGGCCATCATCGCCGAGTACCTGGGCATCCCGCAGCTGACCCACCTGCGCAAGCTGGCCGTCGACGGCGAGAAGATCACCGGCGAGCGCGAGACCGACGAGGGCGTGTTCAAGCTCGAGGCCGCGCTGCCGGCCATCGTCTCGGTCACCGAGAAGATCAACGAGCCGCGCTTCCCGTCCTTCAAGGGCATCATGGCCGCGAAGAAGAAGGAAGTGCAGACCTTCACCCTGGCCGACCTGGGCATCGACCCGTCGACCGTCGGTGTGGGCAACGCGGGTTCCGCGGTCACCGGTGTCACCCCGAAGCCGCCGCGCACGGCGGGCGAGAAGATCGTCGACGAGGGCGAGGGCGGCAACCAGATCTCCCAGTACCTGGTCGGCCAGAAGATCATCTGA
- a CDS encoding methyltransferase domain-containing protein, with amino-acid sequence MSEAVYSGAVDPLPLTGERTVPGIAEENYWFRRHEIVYARLLDRCAGKTVLEAGSGEGYGANMIADVAARVIGLDYDAGAVEHVRAAYPRVEMVQGNLAGLPFDAASVDVVVNFQVIEHLWDQAQFLRECFRVLRPGGELLISTPNRITFSPGRDTPLNPFHTRELNAAELSELLVDAGFRVEVMAGVQHGPGLVALDEKWGGSLIDAQIERALAGEAWPAELAADVAAVGTEDFVLWGTAAGRVGDTAAGRVGDTAAGRVGDTAAGRVGDTAAGRVGDTAAGGAWDPGIDASLDLVAIAAKP; translated from the coding sequence ATGAGTGAGGCCGTTTACTCCGGTGCGGTGGATCCGCTACCGCTCACCGGCGAGCGGACGGTGCCGGGCATCGCGGAGGAGAACTACTGGTTCCGCCGCCACGAGATCGTCTACGCGCGGCTGCTGGACCGCTGCGCCGGCAAGACCGTGCTGGAGGCCGGCTCGGGAGAAGGCTACGGCGCCAACATGATTGCCGACGTCGCCGCCCGGGTGATCGGGCTGGACTACGACGCGGGGGCGGTCGAGCACGTGCGTGCGGCCTACCCGCGGGTGGAGATGGTGCAGGGCAACCTTGCCGGGCTGCCGTTCGATGCGGCGTCGGTGGATGTCGTGGTGAACTTCCAGGTGATCGAGCATCTCTGGGATCAGGCGCAGTTCCTGCGCGAATGCTTCCGGGTGCTGCGGCCCGGGGGCGAGCTGCTGATCAGCACGCCCAACCGGATCACCTTCTCGCCCGGGCGCGACACGCCCTTGAATCCCTTCCATACTCGCGAGCTGAACGCCGCCGAACTCTCCGAGTTGTTGGTGGACGCCGGGTTCCGGGTCGAGGTGATGGCCGGGGTGCAGCACGGACCGGGACTGGTCGCGCTGGACGAGAAGTGGGGCGGATCGCTCATCGACGCGCAGATCGAGCGGGCCCTGGCCGGGGAGGCGTGGCCGGCCGAGCTGGCCGCCGACGTCGCCGCCGTGGGTACCGAAGACTTCGTGCTGTGGGGTACCGCGGCGGGCCGCGTAGGTGACACCGCGGCGGGCCGTGTGGGTGATACCGCGGCGGGCCGTGTGGGTGATACCGCGGCGGGCCGTGTGGGTGATACCGCGGCGGGCCGCGTAGGTGACACCGCGGCTGGTGGTGCATGGGATCCTGGTATCGACGCCAGCCTCGATCTCGTCGCCATCGCGGCGAAGCCCTGA
- a CDS encoding glycoside hydrolase family 57 protein: MHSHLPWLARHGRWPVGEEWLYQSWAASYLPVARVLRTLAAEGRSHLVSLGITPVLAAQLDDPHCLAGMHHWLGNWRLRADEAAMAGNVALGAHEHRLATAELAEFESRWRHGGSPVWRELIDAEAIELLGGPLAHPFQPLLDPRLRAFQLAEGLADARQRWGGTPSGIWAPECGFTPGMESGYAAAGVTHFMVDGPALRGDTTLGRPVWDSDVLAFGRDLQVSYRVWSPKSGYPGHGAYRDFHHYDHDTGLKPSRVTGKQVDGPDKAPYDPELAAAAVRRDVDDFVRTVRERLLSESERIGRPALVVAAFDTELFGHWWHEGPQWLEQVLRALPEAGVTVGTLADARANGYVGEPVELADSSWGSGKDWRVWAGDAVRDLVELNADVVRLALETLDKMRAHGDGLRDPVADQVLREAVLTVSSDWAFMVSKDSAAGYARDRAHQHAHAVREISGAIAAGQLAKARELAAVWYAADGMFPALDTRRLAAADSGGSGLRNDGGPRGRRGDTEGPA; encoded by the coding sequence CTGCACTCGCACCTGCCCTGGCTGGCCCGGCACGGCAGATGGCCGGTCGGGGAGGAATGGCTCTACCAGTCCTGGGCGGCCTCCTATCTTCCCGTCGCGCGGGTACTGAGAACCCTTGCCGCCGAAGGTCGTTCGCATCTGGTGAGTCTCGGGATCACCCCGGTGCTGGCGGCCCAGCTGGACGATCCGCACTGCCTGGCCGGGATGCACCACTGGCTGGGGAACTGGCGCCTACGCGCCGACGAGGCGGCGATGGCGGGCAATGTCGCGCTGGGGGCCCACGAACACCGCCTCGCCACCGCGGAACTCGCGGAGTTCGAATCACGCTGGCGGCACGGGGGTTCGCCGGTGTGGCGGGAGCTGATCGACGCCGAGGCGATCGAGCTGCTGGGCGGGCCGCTGGCGCATCCGTTCCAGCCACTGCTCGATCCGCGGCTGCGGGCGTTCCAGCTCGCCGAGGGTCTGGCCGACGCGCGGCAGCGGTGGGGCGGCACGCCCTCCGGTATCTGGGCGCCCGAATGCGGTTTCACCCCCGGCATGGAAAGTGGTTATGCCGCAGCGGGAGTCACGCATTTCATGGTCGACGGGCCGGCGCTGCGGGGGGACACCACGCTGGGGCGGCCGGTGTGGGATTCGGATGTGCTCGCGTTCGGGCGGGATCTTCAGGTCAGCTATCGGGTGTGGTCGCCGAAGTCCGGGTACCCGGGGCACGGCGCCTACCGCGACTTCCACCATTACGACCACGACACCGGGCTCAAGCCGTCCCGGGTCACCGGTAAGCAGGTCGACGGGCCGGACAAGGCGCCCTACGACCCCGAACTGGCCGCCGCGGCGGTGCGGCGCGACGTCGACGATTTCGTGCGGACGGTACGGGAACGGCTGCTGTCGGAGTCCGAGCGGATCGGCCGGCCCGCGCTGGTGGTGGCCGCCTTCGACACCGAACTGTTCGGGCACTGGTGGCACGAGGGACCGCAGTGGCTCGAACAGGTGCTGCGCGCGCTACCCGAGGCTGGGGTCACGGTCGGCACGCTGGCCGACGCCCGCGCGAACGGGTACGTGGGCGAGCCGGTGGAGCTGGCGGACTCCTCGTGGGGTTCGGGCAAGGACTGGCGGGTGTGGGCCGGCGACGCGGTGCGGGACCTGGTGGAGCTGAACGCCGATGTCGTGCGGCTGGCGCTGGAAACGCTGGACAAGATGCGCGCGCACGGCGACGGCCTGCGCGATCCGGTGGCCGATCAGGTGCTGCGCGAGGCCGTGCTCACCGTGTCCAGTGACTGGGCGTTCATGGTCAGCAAGGATTCCGCCGCCGGTTACGCGCGCGACCGCGCCCACCAGCACGCGCACGCCGTCCGGGAGATTTCCGGGGCGATTGCCGCCGGACAACTCGCCAAAGCCAGGGAATTGGCGGCAGTATGGTACGCGGCCGACGGGATGTTTCCGGCACTGGATACGCGCCGGCTCGCCGCGGCCGACTCCGGCGGGAGCGGCCTACGCAACGACGGAGGGCCTCGCGGGCGACGCGGGGATACAGAAGGACCCGCATGA